DNA sequence from the Plasmodium brasilianum strain Bolivian I chromosome 4, whole genome shotgun sequence genome:
AGCACAtgtaaagggaaaaaaaaaaattaaaaaaaatgatttctctttatttacTCAAAGagttttatacatatgttataAGTCTATTCTAAATTATAACACCATACTGCTGAACATAATTCAAAGTCCTTACTTCACGTACTCGTACTTTGTTTTGCATCTTTACATCATGATACTTAAGTCTACTAGGCTCGTCACCACGTTCATTGAGCACTTTGGAAGGAGGAACACGACCCTCATAAGGACGGTAGGGCGAGCGCTAGCCTCACAGTGTGGTTATATGTATACCATTTTTCATGTGGTTATATGTATACCATTTTGCGTGTTGTTATATGactgcatattttttttgtgcgtGTTATTCCCCCACCCTTTTATCGTCATCCGTACCTCTATTTCCTATGCTGCTTCCCCTTACAGATTAAGACCAATTCGGGGTTTTCCTATGTACCTATCTGCCTAGACATAGTGAACACGATGAaggtaaaaaagaaagaaaaaatttattatactaGAGGAACAAAGGGTAAATCGAGTTTCGACTATTACCTTAGTGAGAGCAAATCAGAAAGCAGTGAAATGTCGAATTATTCAAATGAAATATACCAATATAATAGATCGATTGATGAATATATGAACACGACAAGAATTTATAGGAAtgattatttgtttaattttttaccaGAAATGATTCATCTAAAatcttattataatatattaaaagaaatacttGAAAGAAGTGCCTATTTAGGGGCTTATCTTTTGGATAAGTTAAAATACTCATGTGAAGACTCTTGTTTGAagcaaattttatttagtaacgtttgttcttatttaatacatatCAATACAACCCTACTTCCGTCTAATATATGCtcgaataatttaaaaaaaaaatgcacaatTGTTTATAATTACGTCGTTAATATACACAAAAAGTAAAGCCTCTCCTGGtgagagaaaataaaaaaaaaggagcacCATATGGATGGGCGTTCATAttgcatatttgtatatacttatgtgCGGTAAAGTGATACAGGTGAAGTGGGGGTGGAGGGGAGTAGCTATCGCGGAAAGCGATTACGCATCTTCCCCCCGAGCAATCATCCACGTTTTGGTCATTTGTACTGGTACACAAATTATTGAGCATATTTATGAACGCTAATATGTTAACCTTTTTACATTTACGTAAAATAAGTTCTTTTAAATAAGTTCTTTTAAATAagttcttttaaataaattcttttaaataatctttttaaaataatctttttaaaataatctttttaaaataaactttttaaaataaactttttaaaataaactttttaaaataaactttgtaaaataaattgaaaatgtGACTTTTCACGCTTTAACAATTTTTCTGCtcaattgaaaaataaataaaaaattcgaACAAAGGAGGGGAACAAAATGGGACGAAAATACatagaaattataaaaaaacatataaagtaaatataaagttGATATGAAGTTGATATGAAGTTGATATGAAGTCGATATGAAGTCGATATGAAGTTGATATGAAGTCGATATGAAGTCGATATGAAGTCGATATGAAGTTGATATGAAATCGATATGAAGTCGATATGACGTAAATGTGAAGgtgaaaaagataaatgcAGCTCAAAAATAAGATATGGTAATAAGAAAACTAAACAAAACAAATGACAAAATAGGAGGAAAAAAGTGCACAAAATGAAGCATAATAAATGGGATTATTATTATGCCATACGGAGGAAAACCCCGCTGGAAGTAGCGCTGTTACACAGCTACACCGCTGCACCTTTACGCTGGTATTTTTTTCTCGTTTACAAAAACAGGCACgcacaaaattatttttttccatttatttatCATCTGTTCACCTGTGGGTAACTAGGAAAGGGGATAACTTGCCACACGCACAGTTAAAAAGCTTCTCCCTCTCATCAACACCCTTTTTCAAAACAGCTTGACATCACTTTCCACATCTTCATCATACAAATTGAGGTCTAACTTATACCTAAGCATTCCTCCAAACCCACCAAACCCCTTCTGAAACTGAGCCCCTTCTTGTGATTTATTTGTAACAAAATCTAAGGAAGCCccatactttttataattgtttataaCCCAATCAGTTAACGATATTTTTTCAACCACTTCTAATTCtacattattttctttatataaagatTCTTGTTTTTCATCATGTGGTGATATATGAATAGTTTTTGTCTGATTTGTAACGCTATTTTTTGTAGTCAGCCTAATAATATCCAACCCTTCATAAAGAATTAATAACTCAACTGCACCTATTTCTAATGCTTTTAGAGTATCTTCTATTCCATACACAACTTTTCCAGTATCTTGTGCTAtttcttcaaaaaattttcctattaattttttttcctggaTAAACTTAACATTTTGTAAAGCTTCTGCACTTAGCTCAATAGCTTGATTAAATCCATTATCACCTCCATACGATATAtcaacaatttttattacttttgcAAATAATCTTTGGTCAAACATATCACTATgtaataaatcatttttaaaatctgCACTACCTGCTAATACAATCCCTGTAACATTTACTTTATCATTTGTTATAAATACAGATGTAGCTACTTCAGCCACTTTCCT
Encoded proteins:
- a CDS encoding eukaryotic peptide chain release factor subunit 1, which produces MEEDRDANVEQWKIKRLIKKLENAKGNGTSMISLIIKNKDEVSRINKMLADELGTASNIKSRVNRLSVLSAITSTQQKLKLYSKTPPKGLVVYCGTVITEDGKEKKMSIDFEPFRPINTSLYLCDNKFHVEALKELLESDDKFGFIIVDGNGALFGTIQGNTREVIRRFTVDLPKKHGRGGQSALRFARLRLEKRHNYVRKVAEVATSVFITNDKVNVTGIVLAGSADFKNDLLHSDMFDQRLFAKVIKIVDISYGGDNGFNQAIELSAEALQNVKFIQEKKLIGKFFEEIAQDTGKVVYGIEDTLKALEIGAVELLILYEGLDIIRLTTKNSVTNQTKTIHISPHDEKQESLYKENNVELEVVEKISLTDWVINNYKKYGASLDFVTNKSQEGAQFQKGFGGFGGMLRYKLDLNLYDEDVESDVKLF